Proteins encoded in a region of the Streptomyces sp. NBC_00513 genome:
- a CDS encoding FUSC family protein, translating into MAAPRPRFASTFGSTVRELRGVYLAREGSGRYDWHLAVAMALMVGAPVLVGTATGRTSEAVVVSLGAWFTSLAVPRATAADRVRQSAFRTVLLTSTTAVGLLVGNLLWAVLLVSAVLCLLSPLTYVGVTPLITLVMAVGPQSVPDTAEHLLLFAGGSLWAGAILLVPFLGGAYATPSAGRRQARRGARESLTALRRAAREGNPRLRYAVRICVCFTVAYAVLTWLDVPHAAWALVGILTTLRPSWGATRTRITKRLIGLCLGCVLTVVLLALTSGRPVTAAIAITVCGGIARPMRGWNYGFWPVFGTPVLILLTETDAHVVWSDVLQRLTNNALGAVLAAVTVLFVWPAREERRLPERLQTLLETHARFLERVATVVEYGPPPAREGRVRAAEAASLELRSALDRLSGPHLDVLAAVVAADRLRGAITPLRPYAISGLSAPDLRTAARSLDATAAGLTSLEFDATGRSATGALDSARAAVGAGAA; encoded by the coding sequence ATGGCCGCTCCCCGCCCCCGTTTCGCGTCCACATTCGGCTCGACGGTCCGCGAATTGCGCGGGGTGTACCTCGCGCGTGAGGGTTCCGGCCGCTACGACTGGCACCTCGCCGTGGCGATGGCCCTGATGGTCGGCGCGCCGGTGCTGGTGGGGACGGCCACGGGGCGAACGTCGGAAGCCGTCGTCGTCTCCCTCGGCGCCTGGTTCACCTCGCTGGCCGTGCCGAGGGCGACGGCTGCCGACCGGGTCCGACAGTCGGCATTCCGTACGGTCCTGCTCACGTCCACCACCGCCGTCGGGCTGCTCGTCGGGAACCTCCTCTGGGCCGTGCTGCTCGTCTCGGCCGTCCTGTGCCTGTTGTCGCCCCTGACCTACGTCGGCGTCACCCCGCTGATCACGCTGGTGATGGCCGTCGGACCGCAGTCGGTGCCGGACACGGCCGAACACCTGCTGCTCTTCGCGGGCGGCTCGCTGTGGGCCGGCGCCATCCTGCTCGTGCCGTTCCTCGGCGGGGCCTACGCGACGCCGAGCGCCGGACGCCGCCAGGCCCGCCGCGGCGCCCGTGAGAGCCTCACCGCGCTCCGCCGGGCCGCGCGCGAGGGGAACCCGAGACTGCGCTACGCCGTACGGATCTGCGTGTGCTTCACCGTCGCCTACGCCGTACTCACCTGGCTGGACGTGCCGCACGCCGCCTGGGCGCTCGTCGGCATCCTCACGACCCTGCGGCCCAGTTGGGGCGCCACCCGCACCAGGATCACGAAGCGCCTCATCGGGCTGTGCCTCGGCTGCGTCCTGACCGTCGTACTGCTCGCCCTCACCTCGGGCCGACCGGTCACCGCGGCGATCGCGATCACCGTGTGCGGCGGGATCGCGCGGCCCATGCGGGGCTGGAACTACGGCTTCTGGCCCGTCTTCGGCACGCCGGTACTGATCCTGTTGACCGAGACCGATGCCCATGTGGTGTGGAGCGACGTGCTCCAGCGCCTCACGAACAACGCCCTGGGGGCCGTACTCGCCGCCGTGACCGTACTGTTCGTGTGGCCCGCCCGCGAGGAACGCCGGTTGCCGGAGAGGCTGCAGACCCTGCTGGAGACCCACGCCCGTTTCCTGGAGCGCGTGGCGACGGTGGTGGAGTACGGACCTCCGCCGGCGCGGGAGGGACGGGTACGGGCCGCGGAGGCGGCGAGCCTGGAGTTGCGCTCCGCGCTGGACCGGTTGAGCGGGCCGCACCTCGACGTGCTGGCCGCGGTGGTGGCCGCGGACCGGCTCCGCGGCGCGATCACGCCGCTCCGCCCGTACGCGATCTCCGGTCTCTCGGCGCCCGACCTGCGTACGGCCGCGAGAAGCCTCGACGCCACGGCGGCGGGCCTGACCTCGCTGGAATTCGACGCGACGGGCCGATCCGCGACCGGCGCCCTGGACTCGGCGCGCGCGGCCGTCGGGGCGGGCGCCGCGTAG
- the argG gene encoding argininosuccinate synthase, producing the protein MSKVLTSLPAGERVGIAFSGGLDTSVAVAWMRDKGAVPCTYTADIGQYDEPDIGSVPGRAQAYGAEVARLVDCRAALVEEGLAALACGAFHIRSGGRAYFNTTPLGRAVTGTLLVRAMVEDDVQIWGDGSTFKGNDIERFYRYGLLANPHLRIYKPWLDAAFVSELGGRKEMSEWLVAHGLPYRDSTEKAYSTDANIWGATHEAKTLEHLDTGVESVEPIMGVRFWDPSVEIAAEDVTIGFDQGRPVTINGKEFSSPVDLVMEANAIGGRHGIGMSDQIENRIIEAKSRGIYEAPGMALLHAAYERLVNAIHNEDTVAQYHNEGRRLGRLMYEGRWLDPQALMVRESLQRWVGSAVTGEVTLRLRRGEDYSLLNTTGPSFSYHPDKLSMERTEDSAFGPVDRIGQLTMRNLDIADSRAKLEQYAGLGIVGTARPALVGAAQAAATGLIGSMPEGGAEAIASRGEVSGDDELLDRAAMEFGTD; encoded by the coding sequence ATGTCTAAGGTTCTCACCTCCCTGCCCGCCGGCGAGCGCGTCGGCATCGCCTTCTCGGGCGGCCTCGACACCTCGGTCGCGGTCGCGTGGATGCGCGACAAGGGTGCCGTCCCGTGCACCTACACCGCCGACATCGGCCAGTACGACGAGCCCGACATCGGCTCGGTGCCCGGGCGGGCGCAGGCCTACGGGGCCGAGGTCGCGCGCCTGGTCGACTGCCGGGCGGCCCTGGTCGAGGAAGGCCTGGCCGCGCTCGCCTGCGGCGCGTTCCACATCCGCTCCGGCGGCCGTGCCTACTTCAACACCACCCCGCTCGGCCGCGCCGTCACCGGCACGCTGCTGGTCAGGGCGATGGTCGAGGACGACGTACAGATCTGGGGCGACGGCTCGACGTTCAAGGGCAACGACATCGAGCGGTTCTACCGCTACGGTCTGCTCGCCAACCCCCACCTGCGCATCTACAAGCCGTGGCTCGACGCCGCCTTCGTCTCCGAGCTCGGTGGACGCAAGGAGATGTCGGAGTGGCTGGTCGCCCACGGGCTTCCCTACCGGGACAGCACCGAGAAGGCGTACTCGACCGACGCCAACATCTGGGGCGCCACCCACGAGGCCAAGACGCTGGAGCACTTGGACACCGGCGTGGAGTCCGTGGAGCCGATCATGGGCGTGCGGTTCTGGGACCCCTCGGTCGAGATCGCCGCCGAGGACGTGACGATCGGCTTCGACCAGGGCCGTCCCGTGACGATCAACGGCAAGGAGTTCTCCTCGCCGGTCGACCTGGTGATGGAGGCCAACGCGATCGGCGGCCGGCACGGCATCGGCATGTCGGACCAGATCGAGAACCGGATCATCGAGGCGAAGAGCCGCGGCATCTACGAGGCCCCCGGCATGGCCCTGCTGCACGCCGCGTACGAGCGTCTCGTCAACGCGATCCACAACGAGGACACCGTCGCCCAGTACCACAACGAGGGTCGGCGCCTCGGCCGGCTCATGTACGAGGGCCGCTGGCTGGACCCGCAGGCCCTCATGGTCCGCGAGTCGCTCCAGCGCTGGGTCGGCTCCGCGGTGACCGGCGAGGTGACCCTGCGGCTGCGTCGCGGTGAGGACTACTCGCTCCTCAACACCACGGGCCCGTCCTTCAGCTACCACCCGGACAAGCTCTCGATGGAGCGCACCGAGGACTCGGCGTTCGGTCCGGTGGACCGGATCGGTCAGCTCACGATGCGCAACCTCGACATCGCCGACTCGCGCGCCAAGTTGGAGCAGTACGCGGGCCTCGGCATCGTCGGCACGGCCCGCCCCGCGCTGGTCGGCGCCGCGCAGGCGGCCGCCACCGGCCTGATCGGCAGCATGCCGGAGGGCGGCGCCGAGGCCATCGCCTCGCGCGGCGAGGTCTCCGGCGACGACGAGCTGCTGGACCGTGCCGCGATGGAGTTCGGCACTGACTGA
- a CDS encoding alpha/beta hydrolase — translation MNNDVEAVRPGPVLERQVRAFVRRHSCPTARDGLDTAASRARVSDLWDGGDAPPEPDVVEEWLAVPGPAGRRIRVRILRPAGSDGPLPVVLYLHGLGWMLTDAYAHRQLVADLVLGTDAAVVIPEYDVPGDARHPGAVEQAHTVARWIVGQGGECGLDGTRMAVVGVSAGAHHAAALTLRANRCGGPRFLQQVLVCPVTDAAMDTPSYEEFAEGYFLGRAAMRDYWEQYAPDAETRAQRAVSPLRASNEQLRGLPPALVLTAEADVLRDEGEAYAARLREADVPVVSVRYHGTIHGFVLFDLLRGTHAARAARIQITDTLHIALHQSGR, via the coding sequence GTGAACAACGACGTCGAGGCCGTCCGGCCGGGACCCGTTCTCGAACGCCAGGTCCGGGCCTTCGTACGGCGCCACTCGTGCCCGACGGCACGCGACGGGCTCGACACCGCGGCCTCGCGCGCCCGCGTGTCGGACCTCTGGGACGGGGGCGACGCGCCGCCCGAACCCGACGTCGTGGAGGAGTGGCTGGCCGTCCCGGGTCCGGCGGGCCGGCGGATCCGGGTACGGATCCTGCGTCCGGCGGGCAGCGACGGACCGCTGCCGGTGGTCCTCTACCTGCACGGACTGGGCTGGATGCTGACCGACGCGTACGCGCACCGGCAACTGGTCGCCGACCTCGTCCTCGGCACCGATGCCGCCGTGGTCATTCCCGAGTACGACGTTCCGGGCGACGCACGCCACCCCGGTGCCGTCGAGCAGGCCCACACGGTCGCGCGCTGGATCGTCGGCCAGGGGGGCGAATGCGGTCTGGACGGGACCAGGATGGCGGTGGTCGGGGTCAGCGCCGGCGCGCACCACGCCGCGGCCCTCACCCTGAGGGCGAACCGGTGCGGCGGGCCGCGCTTCCTCCAACAGGTCCTGGTCTGCCCGGTGACCGACGCCGCGATGGACACCCCCTCCTACGAGGAGTTCGCCGAGGGGTACTTCCTGGGACGCGCCGCGATGCGGGACTACTGGGAGCAGTACGCGCCCGACGCCGAGACCCGCGCCCAGCGCGCCGTCTCACCGCTCAGGGCGTCGAACGAGCAGCTCAGGGGGCTGCCTCCGGCGCTGGTCCTCACCGCTGAGGCCGACGTGCTGCGCGACGAGGGCGAGGCGTACGCGGCTCGGCTGAGGGAGGCGGACGTCCCCGTGGTGTCGGTCCGCTACCACGGCACCATCCACGGATTCGTCCTCTTCGACCTGCTCCGCGGCACACACGCCGCCCGCGCGGCCCGCATCCAGATCACGGACACCCTGCACATCGCCCTGCATCAGTCGGGACGTTGA
- a CDS encoding helix-turn-helix domain-containing protein — MRALTAPAAPPDADAERNTDGAADLARWLAPVSAGDRADGPEGDAPRCRGFGYLRLLLWQAAPAQLSRTPRTVAREPLDAVAVVLPRHGTTAVTQDGRGATVGAGELTLIDLRRPFALERAAGASVLLCRLPAHALGLSVADLRPVLGRVVPVGGDGVAALLGPLLHGLGASSDAMSVTVGERLGGVVTEFVAALVNEWNEEPQGRNDPGCPGREALLRAVREHIDRHLGDPDLSPERIAAAHGISVRYLHRLFEAEDTTVGRLVHQRRVEQCERELSRRGRVSPSISAVAQRWGFRSPAHFSRAFKAVYGHSPRQWRAAALGAAESAPPRA, encoded by the coding sequence GTGCGTGCTCTCACCGCACCTGCCGCACCACCGGATGCCGACGCGGAGCGGAACACCGACGGCGCCGCCGACCTCGCGCGCTGGTTGGCGCCCGTCTCGGCCGGCGACCGGGCGGACGGGCCCGAGGGCGACGCCCCCCGGTGTCGCGGCTTCGGATACCTGCGCCTGCTCCTCTGGCAGGCGGCGCCCGCCCAGCTGAGTCGTACGCCGCGGACGGTGGCGCGAGAGCCCCTGGACGCCGTCGCCGTCGTGCTCCCCCGGCACGGCACGACCGCCGTCACCCAGGACGGCCGCGGCGCGACCGTCGGAGCGGGCGAACTGACCCTGATCGACCTGCGCCGGCCGTTCGCACTGGAGCGCGCCGCAGGGGCGTCGGTACTGCTCTGCCGACTGCCGGCGCACGCCCTGGGGCTGTCGGTGGCGGACCTGCGTCCCGTCCTCGGGCGCGTCGTGCCGGTCGGCGGGGACGGTGTCGCGGCCTTGCTGGGACCCCTGCTGCACGGCCTCGGCGCGTCGAGCGACGCGATGTCCGTGACGGTGGGCGAGCGGCTGGGCGGTGTCGTCACGGAGTTCGTGGCCGCGCTCGTGAACGAGTGGAACGAGGAACCGCAGGGCCGGAACGATCCCGGCTGTCCGGGGCGTGAGGCGCTGCTCCGCGCCGTCCGGGAGCACATCGATCGCCACCTCGGCGACCCGGACCTGTCCCCGGAACGCATAGCGGCGGCCCACGGCATCTCGGTGCGCTACCTGCACCGGCTCTTCGAGGCGGAGGACACCACCGTGGGCAGGCTGGTCCACCAGCGGCGCGTCGAGCAGTGCGAGCGGGAGCTCAGCCGGCGCGGGCGGGTGAGCCCGTCCATCTCGGCGGTGGCCCAGCGCTGGGGCTTTCGCAGTCCGGCGCACTTCAGCCGGGCCTTCAAGGCCGTGTACGGGCACTCGCCGCGCCAGTGGCGGGCGGCTGCCCTCGGCGCCGCGGAGTCCGCGCCCCCGCGAGCGTGA
- a CDS encoding helix-turn-helix domain-containing protein yields MGGVVLLLDLTTVAPGERVGAFHHALTDDSVPNHVVHEDGGTSIHARMELWRVGGLPMFSTRNSGFTVHRTDLHVRRHRSDPVVSVALQPHGLGRAELAGQRQVFGPDDICVFHELTPRSFGWSGDGASQSLMLDAERLGVPVDTVLRAGFRLRASPLYDLVLNHLRGLWRDPGRLEGDPGAPALANATVELVRALLLSAGAGERAPETREAMDDTLASRVLAHARRHLADRDLTPERLAAEHAVSVRRLYAVLSREGISLEQWLITERLALARRMLASARCAGLTVAAVAARCGFAGASHFSRRFQAAYGLTPSEWRRSQRPD; encoded by the coding sequence ATGGGGGGCGTCGTGCTGCTGCTGGATCTGACCACCGTGGCACCGGGCGAGCGAGTGGGGGCCTTCCACCACGCGCTGACCGACGACTCGGTACCCAACCACGTGGTCCACGAGGACGGCGGGACGTCCATCCACGCGCGGATGGAGCTGTGGCGGGTCGGCGGCCTCCCGATGTTCTCCACCCGCAACTCGGGTTTCACGGTGCACCGCACGGACCTGCACGTGCGCCGGCACCGCAGCGATCCGGTGGTCTCCGTCGCGCTCCAGCCGCACGGGCTCGGCCGGGCCGAACTCGCGGGACAACGGCAGGTGTTCGGACCGGACGACATCTGCGTGTTCCACGAACTGACACCACGGTCCTTCGGTTGGTCCGGCGACGGGGCCTCGCAGTCGCTGATGTTGGACGCCGAGCGGCTCGGCGTCCCGGTCGACACGGTGCTTCGGGCCGGCTTCCGACTGCGCGCCAGCCCCCTGTACGACCTGGTCCTGAACCACCTGCGCGGGCTGTGGCGGGACCCCGGCCGGTTGGAGGGTGATCCCGGTGCCCCGGCACTGGCGAACGCCACCGTCGAACTCGTCCGCGCGCTGCTGCTCTCGGCCGGGGCCGGTGAACGGGCACCGGAGACCAGGGAGGCCATGGACGACACCCTGGCGTCCCGCGTCCTGGCGCATGCCCGCCGCCACCTCGCCGACCGGGACCTCACCCCCGAGCGCCTGGCGGCGGAACACGCGGTTTCCGTGCGCCGGTTGTACGCGGTCCTCAGCCGCGAGGGGATCAGCCTGGAACAGTGGCTCATCACCGAACGCCTCGCGCTGGCACGGCGGATGCTCGCCTCCGCCCGGTGCGCGGGTCTCACCGTCGCGGCGGTCGCCGCCCGGTGCGGGTTCGCCGGGGCGAGTCACTTCAGCCGCAGGTTCCAGGCAGCGTACGGGCTGACTCCGAGCGAGTGGCGCAGGTCTCAACGTCCCGACTGA
- a CDS encoding C40 family peptidase has protein sequence MPHSTTDARKAPFRRKTARLASPLLLLVTIATPAGTAVPAHAAPIEVAPAYGNKALAVAASKEGAPYARGATGPERFDCSGLTLYAFRRAGKKLPRTAEQQYEHTRPVPSVQRAAGDLVFFPKGSTVGHVGIYAGNDILWHAPRPGASVRLERIWTGNVRYGRAT, from the coding sequence ATGCCCCACTCCACGACGGACGCACGTAAAGCCCCATTTCGCCGAAAAACCGCTCGACTCGCATCTCCGCTCCTGCTTCTCGTCACCATCGCGACCCCCGCCGGCACCGCGGTTCCGGCGCACGCGGCCCCCATCGAGGTGGCCCCCGCCTACGGCAACAAGGCATTGGCCGTGGCGGCTTCCAAAGAGGGCGCACCGTACGCGCGCGGCGCGACGGGCCCCGAACGCTTCGACTGCTCCGGATTGACGCTCTACGCCTTCCGGCGGGCCGGCAAGAAACTGCCACGCACCGCCGAGCAGCAGTACGAACACACCCGGCCCGTCCCTTCCGTCCAACGGGCCGCGGGAGACCTGGTGTTCTTCCCCAAGGGCTCGACCGTGGGACACGTCGGCATCTACGCCGGGAACGACATACTCTGGCACGCGCCGCGTCCGGGTGCCTCGGTGCGCCTTGAACGCATCTGGACCGGCAACGTCCGCTACGGCCGCGCCACATGA
- a CDS encoding AAA family ATPase: MVTENTVVTENTGCDGPRLVGRQRERLLLERALRNARSGSGGSAIVLRGDAGIGKTALLDWTAARAAEAGFTVLRAVGAEAEVATAFGVLGQVLRPLPGDSRALPEHQRAALESALGIREGLLPGGFTVGAAALGLLAEAARHRPLLILVDDLHCVDSSSRAVFAFLRHRICDLPLVMVFTTRPDGSALEGWSTHPVDVDALSGDDAATLLRQWHPGLAGTTVARVVDEAAGNPLALAELPRQLGREHRRGTVPLPERLPLGQRLEQLFAQRLESLSAETTRVLLAAALGGDGSAGQGGTWWRAAGGDRAEQVLDRIEASGLARLDHAGRLAFRHPLVRSAVIASASETERRAAHRALAEDLPEGDVRRLLHEASAAEAPGEPLAARLQEAGSRLALRGGDAEGALLLDRAAAHSTDPDSRARRLTLAAVMSARGGRLPYTARLVDELKRGPVPADIAPLFAYAVVYVDQSHHVDFDSSFTLLPQALAGLAASGGEPFGDLVEQAFFKLLLATAYTGDPRGRRALEAHLGQVSPAARLCHRAWADPPRTAHGVESELRAMSERMASGQEAGHSWLLLWTACAVDGADSGLWRLFAGQHGFATQGSVAKAKCYRHFLRGRWDTAEDCLREADAAEELGYHCNALLFRHYHAHFLAGRGDEAGLRESRARIEPAAKRAGMRFVTDHLSHLGALAALAHGRYEEAYGRLRRLMAPGELPLGLPWFHLPFFDFVLAAVRCGRQAEAVAHVAAAREARIDEISEHHAFLLAAADALTVGSEEDDVEEADARYAAAYAVPGADRWVFELARLRLAHGSRLRRRGRRDEAEEVLRTAYHSFLELRADPWAEQCREELRAAGRSVDGGPAGREPLTPQELRIARLVATGLTNKEIGAALRLSPRTVAGHLYKVFPKLGITSRAAVARALADA; encoded by the coding sequence GTGGTCACCGAGAACACCGTGGTCACCGAGAACACCGGATGTGACGGACCGCGTCTCGTCGGCCGGCAGCGTGAACGCCTGCTGCTGGAGCGGGCGCTGCGGAACGCCCGGTCCGGTTCGGGCGGTTCGGCGATCGTCCTGCGGGGTGACGCGGGGATCGGCAAGACCGCGCTGCTGGACTGGACGGCGGCCCGCGCCGCCGAGGCCGGGTTCACCGTCCTGCGCGCCGTCGGCGCGGAGGCGGAGGTGGCGACCGCCTTCGGTGTGCTGGGGCAGGTTCTGCGACCGCTGCCGGGCGACTCGCGGGCACTTCCGGAACACCAACGGGCCGCCCTGGAAAGTGCGCTGGGGATCCGGGAAGGCCTTCTGCCGGGAGGGTTCACGGTAGGGGCGGCGGCGCTCGGGCTGCTCGCTGAGGCGGCGCGCCACCGGCCGTTGCTGATCCTGGTGGACGACCTGCACTGTGTGGACTCCTCCAGCAGGGCCGTCTTCGCCTTCCTGCGGCACCGGATCTGCGATCTCCCGCTGGTGATGGTGTTCACGACGCGCCCGGATGGTTCCGCTCTGGAGGGGTGGTCCACCCATCCCGTGGACGTGGACGCGCTGTCGGGTGACGACGCCGCCACCCTGCTGCGCCAGTGGCATCCGGGCCTGGCCGGCACCACGGTCGCGCGGGTCGTGGACGAGGCGGCCGGCAATCCGCTCGCCCTGGCCGAACTGCCGAGGCAGTTGGGCCGGGAGCACCGGCGGGGCACCGTACCGCTGCCGGAACGACTGCCCCTCGGGCAGCGTCTGGAGCAGCTGTTCGCGCAGCGCCTGGAGTCGCTGTCCGCGGAGACGACAAGGGTGCTGCTGGCGGCCGCCCTGGGCGGCGACGGGTCCGCCGGACAGGGGGGCACGTGGTGGCGGGCGGCCGGCGGGGACCGGGCGGAGCAGGTGCTCGACCGGATCGAGGCGAGCGGTCTGGCCCGGCTGGACCACGCCGGGAGACTGGCGTTCCGGCATCCGCTGGTCCGCAGCGCGGTGATCGCCTCGGCTTCGGAGACGGAGCGGCGGGCCGCCCACCGGGCCCTGGCGGAGGACCTGCCCGAGGGGGACGTACGGCGCCTCCTGCACGAGGCCTCCGCCGCCGAGGCCCCCGGCGAGCCGCTCGCCGCGCGGCTCCAGGAGGCCGGATCACGGCTCGCGCTCCGCGGGGGCGACGCGGAGGGGGCGCTGCTCCTGGACCGCGCGGCGGCGCACAGCACCGACCCCGACAGTCGGGCGAGGCGCCTGACGCTGGCCGCGGTGATGTCGGCGCGCGGCGGACGGCTGCCCTACACGGCTCGGCTGGTCGACGAACTCAAGCGGGGTCCGGTACCGGCGGACATCGCCCCCTTGTTCGCGTACGCGGTCGTGTACGTGGACCAGAGCCACCACGTGGACTTCGACTCCTCGTTCACGCTGTTGCCGCAGGCTCTCGCCGGTCTGGCCGCCTCCGGCGGGGAACCGTTCGGCGACCTGGTGGAACAGGCCTTCTTCAAACTGTTGCTCGCCACGGCGTACACCGGCGATCCCCGGGGGCGGCGGGCCCTGGAGGCACACCTGGGGCAGGTCTCCCCGGCCGCCCGCCTGTGCCACCGCGCCTGGGCCGATCCGCCCCGCACCGCGCACGGCGTGGAGAGCGAGCTGCGGGCGATGTCCGAGCGCATGGCGTCAGGACAGGAGGCGGGGCACTCCTGGCTGCTGCTCTGGACCGCCTGCGCGGTGGACGGCGCGGACTCCGGCCTGTGGCGGCTCTTCGCGGGGCAGCACGGGTTCGCCACCCAGGGTTCCGTCGCGAAGGCGAAGTGCTATCGGCATTTCCTGCGCGGCCGCTGGGACACCGCGGAGGACTGTCTGCGGGAGGCGGACGCCGCGGAGGAACTCGGCTACCACTGCAACGCGTTGCTGTTCCGTCACTACCACGCCCACTTCCTGGCGGGAAGGGGCGACGAGGCGGGGCTGCGCGAGAGCCGGGCCCGGATCGAGCCCGCCGCGAAGAGGGCCGGGATGCGTTTCGTCACGGACCACCTGAGCCATCTGGGTGCGCTGGCCGCGCTGGCGCACGGGCGGTACGAGGAGGCGTACGGCAGGCTGCGCCGGTTGATGGCCCCGGGTGAACTGCCCCTCGGGTTGCCCTGGTTCCACCTGCCCTTCTTCGACTTCGTCCTGGCGGCCGTGCGATGCGGGAGGCAGGCGGAGGCCGTGGCCCACGTGGCCGCCGCGCGTGAGGCCCGGATCGACGAGATCTCCGAACACCACGCCTTCCTGCTCGCGGCGGCGGACGCCCTGACGGTCGGCTCGGAGGAGGACGACGTCGAGGAGGCCGACGCACGGTACGCCGCCGCGTACGCGGTACCGGGCGCCGACCGGTGGGTCTTCGAACTGGCGCGGCTGCGGCTGGCCCACGGTTCCCGGCTGCGGCGGCGGGGTCGGCGGGACGAGGCCGAGGAGGTGTTGCGTACGGCGTACCACTCCTTCCTGGAGCTGCGGGCCGATCCGTGGGCCGAGCAGTGCCGGGAGGAACTCCGTGCGGCGGGACGGTCGGTGGACGGCGGGCCGGCCGGCCGTGAGCCGCTCACGCCCCAGGAGCTGCGCATCGCGCGTCTGGTGGCCACCGGGCTGACGAACAAGGAGATCGGCGCGGCGCTGCGGCTGTCCCCGCGTACCGTCGCCGGCCATCTCTACAAGGTCTTTCCCAAGCTCGGGATCACCTCGCGGGCCGCGGTGGCCCGGGCGCTGGCGGACGCCTGA
- a CDS encoding helix-turn-helix domain-containing protein, whose product MSRTAGADRSDPNPNADMNPNAGTSGNAGTDTEVAPGPAPAGAGLAEAFAPLVVTDGEAARFTGRVDSGTLGFLHVSTVRGPARTTLALDASTVPGGHLLLGVLSDGRARLVPGGRDALPAGEGEPAGALRPSDLFVLDGSESFAFHAYEGFRLHLVRIPCGSLAVTGERIRDLVRREPPLRGPVATLLAPLLRTLAEEASGYSARTALHLAGNVAELVAALAVEAGDRGARPARRHEREELTRRLRAHIDESLWDRGLSPVTVAAAHHVSIRYLHKLFSEHDSTVGRWIQHRRLEEARRELARPGRTDTGVAVVAGRWGFASAAHFSRSFRTAYGMSPSDWRDSRVRPTG is encoded by the coding sequence ATGTCCCGAACCGCCGGCGCGGATCGGTCGGACCCGAACCCGAACGCGGACATGAACCCGAACGCGGGCACGAGCGGGAACGCGGGCACGGACACGGAGGTGGCCCCGGGACCCGCGCCGGCCGGAGCGGGCCTCGCGGAGGCCTTCGCCCCCCTGGTCGTCACCGACGGCGAAGCCGCCCGGTTCACCGGCCGGGTCGACTCCGGCACGCTCGGCTTCCTCCACGTGAGCACGGTCCGCGGCCCGGCCCGGACCACCCTCGCCCTGGACGCCTCGACCGTGCCCGGCGGGCACCTCCTCCTGGGCGTCCTCTCCGACGGTCGGGCGCGGCTGGTCCCCGGGGGCCGGGACGCGCTCCCCGCCGGGGAGGGGGAACCGGCGGGAGCCCTGCGTCCGTCGGACCTGTTCGTCCTGGACGGCTCGGAGTCGTTCGCCTTCCACGCGTACGAGGGCTTTCGCCTGCACCTCGTACGGATTCCGTGCGGCTCCCTCGCCGTCACCGGTGAGCGGATCCGCGACCTGGTCCGCCGGGAACCGCCCTTGCGCGGCCCCGTGGCCACACTGCTCGCGCCCCTCCTGCGGACCCTGGCCGAGGAGGCCTCGGGATACTCGGCGCGCACGGCCCTGCACCTGGCCGGCAACGTCGCCGAACTCGTCGCCGCCCTGGCGGTCGAGGCGGGCGACCGCGGGGCACGGCCGGCACGGCGGCACGAGCGGGAGGAGCTCACCCGCAGGTTGCGCGCCCACATCGACGAGTCCCTCTGGGACCGGGGGCTGTCACCGGTGACCGTCGCCGCCGCGCACCACGTGTCGATCCGCTATCTGCACAAGCTGTTCTCGGAGCACGACAGCACGGTCGGGCGCTGGATCCAGCACCGCCGACTGGAGGAGGCGCGCCGGGAGCTGGCCCGGCCGGGACGCACCGACACCGGCGTGGCCGTCGTCGCCGGTCGTTGGGGGTTCGCCAGCGCGGCCCACTTCAGCCGCAGTTTCCGTACGGCGTACGGAATGTCGCCGAGCGACTGGCGCGACTCCCGGGTCCGGCCGACGGGGTGA